In a genomic window of Henningerozyma blattae CBS 6284 chromosome 9, complete genome:
- the BUD17 gene encoding putative pyridoxal kinase BUD17 (similar to Saccharomyces cerevisiae BUD17 (YNR027W); ancestral locus Anc_6.334) produces MATRNNTTTLQQEQTKDKQYPPRTRNVLSVQSHVVHGYVGNKAATFPLQFRGWNVDTVNTVEYSNHPGYGSFAGYKSSSDTITTIIEKGLLSGLEIAYDSILIGYMSNIETLTKVSTIIGSYCKKNKNVRWIIDPVLGDEGKLYVPSETVNEYKNILKHNNIFLTTPNQFEMELLTGVQIDSLETLRLSFKKFHELYPNVKNIVITSIEISETKETGTMLSACSITEEIETINCFTVPKINAKFNGSGDLFTALLMDSLIPNGINDTSVPNLAASLSKVLYLMDKILRKTYQLSVPSETSMQMEHNIINIKDLKLIESRDILALGNIDDHLPKSYLI; encoded by the coding sequence ATGGCAACTAGAAACAATACAACAACTCTACAACAAGAACAAACAAAAGATAAACAATATCCTCCAAGAACAAGAAATGTCCTTTCTGTTCAATCCCATGTGGTGCATGGCTATGTAGGGAATAAAGCGGCCACTTTCCCACTTCAATTCCGTGGCTGGAATGTTGACACTGTTAATACTGTTGAATATTCTAATCATCCAGGTTACGGTTCATTTGCAGGCTATAAATCAAGTTCCGATACAATCACGactattattgaaaagGGGTTACTAAGCGGTTTAGAAATTGCCTATGATTCCATATTAATTGGCTATATGTCGAACATTGAGACTCTCACTAAAGTAAGCACTATTATTGGCAGctattgtaaaaaaaataaaaacgtTAGATGGATAATCGACCCTGTATTAGGAGATGAAGGTAAACTCTACGTTCCGAGCGAAACTGTTAATGAATATAAGAATATCTTGAAgcataataatatttttttaactacACCAAACCAATTTGAAATGGAATTACTCACTGGAGTTCAAATAGATTCATTAGAAACATTACGCCtaagttttaaaaaatttcatgaGCTATATCCAAACgtgaaaaatattgtcATTACAagtattgaaatttcagaAACAAAAGAAACGGGCACTATGTTATCTGCATGCTCTATCacagaagaaattgaaactATTAATTGCTTTACTGTGCCAAAAATAAACGCTAAATTTAACGGGAGCGGTGATCTGTTCACTGCTTTGCTAATGGATTCATTAATACCAAATGGAATAAACGATACTAGCGTACCAAACTTAGCTGCTTCTCTTTCAAaagttttatatttaatggATAAAATACTACGGAAAACTTACCAATTATCAGTTCCATCAGAGACTAGCATGCAAATGGaacataatattataaatattaaagatttgaaaCTAATTGAATCAAGAGATATTTTGGCATTGGGCAATATCGACGATCATCTACCAAAATcttatttgatttag
- the RAD18 gene encoding E3 ubiquitin-protein ligase RAD18 (similar to Saccharomyces cerevisiae RAD18 (YCR066W); ancestral locus Anc_6.332): MNNHITDASDFNDSEIPNLSQLDSLLRCHICKDFLKIPVLTPCGHTFCSLCIRGYLNKEPKCPLCLNELRESMLRSEFLVSELVKCYNSIRPDLLDKLRVIEATDNDDVSLIEVASDKESNAVIVDLENEENLANDTNSVPVLENDIEITATYNIRNKKRNFSEFTDCNSQKKINSSSKSDVFSSPNTAECPICHEFYPIKILERTHLDECLTNQTLGISSPKKLKTESPQRQKPLRSLKLRSSTIPSRNITSSITKSSKSRFFGSVGKNSKSISYKDLPSSKTRNFTSTLAKTENNEISHVENYLKSSKSRNEDYQRLPKVNFTSMTISQIKQKLLSLNLPINGSRQLLINRYNHYEMIWNSNFHDSLSPVEESELRRQLTSWELNHNIEPTNKSNVGSNSISSMLKQRSHNSIENSYQALLQNFRKDTFDRNGWSSLFNKQFNSLIIEARKTIREANSKPGSIGVNSKLQAQENNIDSTMNNDKDELQGKSFESLQDNVEENPHNNINKVTKTNVEEISKVEVSMSNEIKLPLEMDNDESLLTELNGDNVTTKKLQLNNDTENVLGEEEEELNDSNIDDSKEIEHYTSNEDFIVYSNQTSPRGSQEDYDISKTKNNSQLLEAELASQKSNNSSSIIFTQNGV; this comes from the coding sequence ATGAATAATCATATCACAGATGCAAGTGATTTTAATGATAGTGAGATCCCAAATTTATCACAGCttgattcattattaagATGCCATATTTgtaaagattttttaaagattccAGTATTAACACCTTGTGGCCATACATTCTGTTCCTTATGTATCCGTggatatttgaataaagaACCCAAATGTCCTTTATGCTTAAACGAATTAAGAGAGTCAATGCTAAGAAGTGAATTCTTGGTTAGTGAATTAGTTAAATGTTATAATTCGATTAGACCCGACTTACTCGACAAATTACGCGTTATTGAAGCTACGGATAATGATGACGTCTCTTTAATCGAAGTTGCTTCCGATAAAGAATCAAATGCTGTTATTGtagatttagaaaatgagGAGAATTTAGCAAATGATACAAATTCAGTACCAgttttagaaaatgatatcgAAATAACCGCTACATATAATATACgaaataagaaaagaaatttttcagaGTTTACAGACTGCAATTCACAAAAGAAGATAAATTCATCCTCTAAGAGTGATGTTTTCTCTTCACCAAACACTGCTGAATGTCCAATTTGTCATGAATTTTATCCAATCAAAATACTTGAAAGGACCCACCTTGATGAGTGTCTGACAAATCAAACGTTAGGAATTAGCTCTCCAAAAAAACTTAAAACTGAATCTCCTCAAAGACAAAAGCCCCTTCGAAGCTTAAAACTACGATCCTCAACAATACCATCACGAAATATCACTTCATCGATTACGAAATCTTCAAAAAGTAGATTTTTCGGTTCAGTAGgcaaaaattcaaaatcaatatcatATAAAGACCTACCATCTTCTAAAACAAGAAACTTTACATCAACCCTGGCTaaaacagaaaataatgaaatatctCATGTTGAGAACTATTTGAAATCATCAAAATCTAGAAATGAAGATTATCAAAGATTACCCAAAGTAAATTTTACATCCATGACAATTTCacaaattaaacaaaaattattatcgtTAAATTTACCAATAAATGGCTCGCGCCAGCTTTTAATCAATCGTTATAATCATTATGAAATGATTTGGAATAGTAATTTCCATGATTCATTATCACCTGTTGAAGAAAGTGAATTAAGACGACAATTAACAAGCTGGGAACTCAATCATAATATCGAACcaacaaataaatcaaatgtGGGATCTAACTCTATTTCAAGCATGCTAAAACAAAGAAGTCATAattctattgaaaattcaTATCAAGCTTTATTACAAAACTTTAGGAAAGACACCTTTGATAGAAATGGATGGTCCAgcttatttaataaacagttcaactctttaataatagaagCTAGAAAAACAATACGGGAAGCTAATTCCAAACCAGGATCTATTGGTGTAAATAGCAAACTGCAAGCACAAGAGAACAATATTGATTCTACAATGAATAATGATAAGGACGAACTACAAGGAAAAAGCTTTGAATCCCTTCAAGATAATGTCGAAGAAAATCCACATAACAACATTAACAAAGTAACCAAAACAAATGTCGaagaaatatcaaaagTTGAAGTAAGTATGAGCAACGAAATAAAACTCCCACTTGAAATGGATAACGATGAATCCTTACTGACTGAGCTTAATGGTGATAACGTTACTACCAAAAAGCTTCAACTTAACAACGACACTGAAAATGTACTAGGAGAGGAAGAGGAAGAACTCAACGACtcaaatattgatgattctaaagaaattgaacaTTATACTTCAAATGAAGATTTTATCGTTTATAGTAATCAAACATCACCACGAGGATCCCAGGAAGATTatgatatttcaaaaactaAGAATAATTCTCAATTGTTAGAAGCCGAACTCGCTTCCCAAAAATCTAACAATTCTTCCTCGATAATATTTACTCAAAACGGCGTCTAA